TGGTGTTGTGCTTGACTCAGGAGAGGTTCAATCAAGGCGAGTGGTAGAACATGAGATGCTAATTCACACATTCCCTGACGTGCTTGTTCTACCTCAGCAATCTTTTCTTTATGCTGTAGTTCTAACTGATTTCGTTCTGCCGCTATTTTACCACCTTCAGAAACAAATTTATCGAACGCTTCTTGCTTGTCTTTTTCTGATTTTTGTGATTCTATATTTAATTCTTCTAACTGATGATTATTTTTTTCGTATTCTGCTTGTTGTTGACTGAGTCTTTCTTCAATTTCTTCTAGGTTTGCCAAATCTTTAGTATTAGCTATTTCCTTGCGTTTGCGGTTAGCTAAAATTTCTATATCCACTGCTAAACGTTCTGCCAATTCTAGCCCTAAAAGTCCGCGAATTGCATCAACTACAATTGGTGGTGGTATTTCCTGTTCTGCAAGTTCCTTAACCTGTTCTCCATCAAACAGAAATAAGTTAGAAATTCCCAAAGGTAGCAAATTTTCGATGTAATCGTCCCAAGTATTCACTAATTCTTCTCTTAACCAGTCATTTTGTCTAGTAATGTCTAATTCCAAAATTCCTAAATGGTCTTTACCATCTTTCGGATTTTTTTCCCAAGTTCTCACAATACGATATTTGACTAGCTTGTCATTTTCAATGTGTTCAAAAAGCAATTCAATCCGGGTTTTTTCATTTGTCGGCGCGTGGCTGTTAACACATTGGGTGAGAAAATCGCCGTAGCTAAGATTTCCACGGGTCGAACATTGGGCGCGAGATCCATAAAGCGCGAGGCGAATGGCGTCCATCAGCGTAGTTTTTCCCCCACCATTCATTCCCCCCAAAAGGATGATTGGGTGAGAATTGTCTTGATCAATTTTTGGATCAAGATTGATTATTTGTTTCCCAAAGTAGGGACCAAAGTTTTGTAGAACGAGTTCAAGAAATATCATTTTCTGGATATATTGTCTTGATAATTAATAGACTGGGCGAATAAAATTCGCGGCTACACAGGCAAAGTCCCTTCGGATTCGCAGTCGCCTACGGAGGGAGACCCTCCTGCAGCGCTGTCTCACCGCCTACGCGGACTAAATGTAGAATTTATCAGTTAGTTGGGTTCCTAGGTAGAAATGATTGATTTTTGGCTATGATGTGTAGCCTGGTTCCTGATGTAATTAGCTACGTTATCTATGGCATCATGACTAACTGTAAATGCCCCATAGCTACCTTGCCATTTGAAAAATTCACCTGGCTTTACTTCGTGAGTCATAAAATGAGAGGAACTTCCTTTAATTTGTTTGATTAGCTCAGATACGCTTAGGGTAGGTGGAAAACCTGTGAGGAGATGAACATGGTCTTCAACGCCATTAATGGCAATTACTGTACATTTTAAGTGTTCACACTCTTTAATAATTGCTGCATAAAGTAGCTTCTGAATCTCAGGTGTAATTAAGGGCAATCTATCCCAAGTGGCCCAAACATAATGTAAATACAACTGCGTAAAATGTGACCTCATATTTCTTAAACCCGCGTAGGCGGGTTTCGTTTGTGTAGCCGCGAATTTTATTCGCCTGGTTTCTATTCTGGTTTCTATTCGCTTTTTTTAAATTTAATGTTTGCCCAACCTGGCGGTTTAGCTGGTTCTACATTTTCACCAACAGCAACATCCCCCAAAGTTAATTGTTTAACTGTTGCAACATCGCCTTTATCAACAGCCTCTTTCAAATCCCTTTTCAAATGGGCATTTTTAATCGCTTCATCTTGGGAACGGGAACTTGTTTTAAAACAGTTTTCTAGTGCATCGTATATTCCCACGCGACGCGCCATCTTGCGAAACTGGCGTTCTGTGTCCAACAGTTTCGCCATCAGTTCCAAGTGCATCGCATCACCTTCACAGATTTCTTCTAGCACCGCCCATTCATCACTACCTAGCAGACTATAGCCAGCGCCAGGGCGGGGGTCGATGAAAGGTTCGCCTGTAACTTCCATATAAATGCGGGGTAAACTATCATCAAATTCGTGTTTTTCTTCTAGCCAAATGCGACGAATTTCGCTCAATTCTTCTAGGGAAATTAGGGTTATGTCGCGCATATTTTCTGGCGCTGTGCGCCGGATTTGTGTTTGCGCTTTTAAGACTCGTGTTAACCAATACTCCCGCCAATATTTTGTATAAGGACCAGGAATTGGTTCAACAGAAATTTCACCATCCACATTGCGTTCAAAAAGTTGGACATCGCCCCAAATACGACGGAAGTCTCTCTTATCGCGGTCATTTTCAATATCTAATTCCAGGCGAACATCTACCAGAGGTTGCAACCATTCTTTCTCTTCATCATTTTGAATCATTGCCTGCATGGATTTATCGCTATTAACCAATGTGCAGACCCAGCATCCAAAACGAGAACTGCCACAACTAGGAGTAGAAGTATCAACAACTAGCGGACAGTCATTATCTGCTGTTGCACCTCGATACATGGCGAATAAATCTTTATTGCTGTATCCCCAAGGGTTCTGCCATTGCATCAGATAGAGCCAAACTTCGTCAGTTCGCCAATCTTCTATAGGTGTGTAAAGGAGAGAGTTCACTAGATCGGGATGAGGACTGAGGCGATCACGCACCCTACCTACTTCGCGCTTCTTCATAATAAGAGCGCGATTGGTGCTTTCAGTTTTGCGAGTTCCCAAGATAACAATTGTTTCACCACTGGCTCGCACAACATCACGAATGAAACGGCTAGATGGTTCAATCTTCAAGCGTCCAGTACACCAGCGAAATTTATGGCGGGGTGCTGGATAACCTTTGCCAATTAAGCCCACCCAGTAGGTCTGTTTAATTTCTGGTTGCAGTAAATGAGGTTCAATTGGCATTCGTTGCTCTTGAGCAGCTACTTTCATCTGCTCTAAGGAATTGCGTACCCAAGCAGAAACATAGGGATTTTCTACCCCTGTATCTGTTGTAATGACATGGATTGGCTTAATCCGTTTTTCGGGTGGGAGTGCTGCGATCGCATTCCAAATTAACTGCAAAGTAGCTGTTGAATCTTTACCACCAGAGTATCCAACGACCCAAGGAATGGCATCCAGACAGTATAATTCTTGTACTTCAGTGGTGAGCGATTGGATATAATCGACTAACTCTGCCACAGTACGGGCTTGCTGACTTTGATTTTCTGAGTGTTGTGCTGTAGCCATTTCTCCTTCCCTGTCTAAACACGGACGTTAGTCACCCTTCTTAATACGTAGTGCATACGCCGTTCGCGTAGCGTTCCGCAGGAAAGGCGGGCACTCCGTGCCAACGCAACCCTAGTATTGTAGAACGTAAAGTTTTTAAAAACTTGTTCATATTAACCGAATTTTATAGAGAATTAATTTGTACCAAACCCCCAGTTTTTAAAAATTACCATGAAGGACAGTGCATCTGACCCAACCACTGACATCGCTAGCGAGTACTTGCAACGGGAAATCAAAGACCAACAGCTACTCGCTTTACTTCTAGAGAAGTTTCTTGGGAGGAAAGATCGCATTCTCGTTCAGAAAACCGAGATGGGTGGTACCGAGGCTTATGTTGGTTCTGTCACCCTAGAATGGTTTGCGGGTCGCGTTCACTTCGCGTCTGGCTTACCACTGCTGCAAAAAAAGTACAATCCAGAGACTGATAACATCGAAATTGACGCGGATAGCATTGATGAAATTCAACAGCGTCCCCTTGATTGGTCACGTCAAGCACCCCTAGTGCAGTATTTAGCAGCCCGGAAAAATCATAAGTTTCCGCCAGTTCTCGTGGTAATTAACCAACCGTGGGTGGATAATCCCAAAGCTGCTGAGTGGGATAGTCAGGGACGCGCCACAAAATCTACCACCGAATTCACTCCACTGGATAAAGATGATAAAGTCGGTCTGCTAAATCTTTCTGAGGAAAATGTGACCATTTATGCTTTGGATGGTCAACACCGATTAATGGGGGTGCAGGGTTTGATGGAGTTAATCAAAACTGGCAAACTCCAGCGATACAGAAAGGATAAAACTGCTTACGAAACTTTCATTACGCTGGCTGACTTGGTAGAACAATATCGTGTCGAACCAAGTTACCTGCAAAGCTTGCCCAAGGAAAAAATTGGTATTGAGTTCATTTGTGCGGTTGCGGCTGGCGAAACCCGCGAAGAAGCAAGGCGACGGGTGAGATCCATCTTTGTTCATGTTAACCTGATGGCTGCGCCCTTGAGTAAAGGTCAGTTAGCACAGCTGAATGAGGATGATGGTTTTTCGATTGTTGCTAGAAAAATCGCTGTCAACCATCCGCTTTTGGAACAACAGGAAACGCGAAAGCCTCGCGTTAATTGGAATAGTGCGACAGTTGCGGCGAACTCAACGGTTTTGACGACGCTGCAAGCTGTCAAAGAAATGTCTGAACGATACTTGGGGCAAAAGTACTCTCACTGGAAACCTTTGGATAAAGGTTTAATTCCCATGCGTCCAGAGGATGAGGAACTTGAGGAGGGGATACAGGAGTTTCACAAGTTATTCGATTGTTTAGCAAGCCTTCCAAGTTATAAGCTTCTTGAAGATGAGGGTACGCCTGCATTGCGACGGTTCAGCTTTGAAAAGGATGGGGGCGAAGGAAATATGCTTTTTCGTCCTGTTGGTCAAGTGGCTTTAGCGCAAGCTTTAGGTATTCTGGTTTTTAAGAAAGGGCTTTCGCTAGCAGACATTTTTAAGAAGCTGCAAAAGTTCGACCGTTCCGGTGGCTTTAGCGGTATGGAGTACCCGCAATCTCTCTGGTACGGTATTTTGTATGACCCAAACAAAAAGCGGGTGCAGGTTGCTGGACGGGATTTGGCGGCGAAGTTATTTATTTACATCTTGGGTGGGATTCAGGATCAGATGGAACGTGCAGAACTTCGCAAGGATTTGGCTAAAGCTAGAACTGTTGAAAATAAAACAATAGGTTTTGATGGCAAATTTGTTGAACCTAAAGCAGTAGGACTTCCATATATTCTGAACTAGCAAAACTATAGCTCAGGTTAATACAGTTTAACAAATCCGAATTAGTGAATAATATCAAATGTTGCCTTATTCCTGAAATAAATTTTGATGATGCCACTGAAGTGCTTCACTGTCTGGAAAGTATTTCTCTGAATTTGGCAGTATGAGCTTTTCACCATGAAAATCCTTCATAGGTGTAGCGTGTGGAGATTCCTCTTGTAAATCCCTGCTAATTATAATTTTGTATTGTTTATCTACAGTGAACCAACCACTATCAAATGCCCAGTGATGATTTTTGCATAGCGATATTCCGTTATTAATTCTACTGTCATAAAATTGTGAAAATGGTTTTATGTGTGCGCCGTCCACTATATTTTGACGGAAAGACTTATTTACTTTTAGACCACAAAATGCACATTTGTAATCATAAATATGTATAATAGCTTTTCTGAAAAAAGCATTTCTAATAACTGTTTTATTAAATCTCCATCTTGGATTTGTCTCTAAATTTAATGATTCTATTTCTAAGGACGAATCTTGAAAATTTTGATTTATTTGTAAAATTTCTTCAATTTCACGTTCATTGTCAGAAAAGAAAGCTGCCACAAGTGCATCAATTAATTCTTTTCTGGTAAGTTCATCTTGTAATAAACTAAATAGTTCGCTATCCAAATATGCGTATTCAACAGCTTCTTTTAGCTTGTTAGTTGTTTTAGGCTGTAAACCATTAAATTCAGGTTTAAACTGCAAGTGCCAAAAACCCTCACTTTGCAGATGGAAGAATGGATAGTGCAAACCACCTTTGTAAGACTTGGAGCCTATTAAATTCCAGTACCTTTCAAATGTTTCAATAAGTGCGTTTGAAACCATAATTTCATTATTAGTAATTATATTTCGTGCAATCAAATCAATTACAGATAAGAGCAAAAGCGGTTTGTAATGAGCGTTACCACGTTTCTGGCTGCTGCTCACATTTAGAGCAGAAAACCTTTGGCAGTAGTAGAATATATTTTTCATTTTGAATATATATATAGGCTATTTTTAAAATATTTACATTTGAGAAAAAACTATTTTTATTCACATATGATTTAAGTTAAAAATCGGCTTAAATCAAATTCATTATTTGACTTTTCTTGTTTATCTATTTCAGAAATGAGAACTAATAGAAGTCGCTCTGAATAGTCAACGGCTCCCCGCAATTCATTTTGCAATATTTCAAGACCTCCATTAGCATACTCTTCAAATATTTGAGTACGTTTATCCTCATATTCTTCTTCTCTGGAGGAGAGTATTTTGATATCATGTGTCTCATTAATTGCTAATAATTTTATTATCCAGTCATGTCCCATTGACGCAAAATTCTCTTGGGGAATTGGAGAAGGTTCTCTTTTCACGGTTTCTCCTAAAGGAACACGCTTTTTATATTTCACGCCCAATGCTGCCGCAAATACCATTGCATCAACATAAGTTTGAAAAGGTCCAGTTGTCTCTTTTGATGCTACTAAAGCTTTCACCAACTCAGCCTTATCTTTAGCAATTTTGATTCTGTTTGCAGCCATCTTACTTAAATCTACTTTGTGACAATCTTAACTCGGAGATAGAGCGATCGCACTCCAGAACGCACTATTTGATACTAAGCGACAAGCGATCGCCCTCTCTTCCCTCTGCGTCCTTGGCGTCTTGGCGGTTCATTTCTCCTACCTCGCAAACTGAACATCTTCGTAAACAAGGGATATGGGAAAGTGAAAATCAACACTGGTTAAGTGAACTTCATCCCCATCCTCGTAGGGATGTAACTCCCAGAAACCTGTATTATTCAGCCGAAAGCACTCCACACTGATTTTTTCAGCATCGATGAGAACGTATTCTTTCAAAGTTTGGATGCGACGGTACTGGTAAAATTTACCGCCTCTATCGTAGGCTTCTGTACCAGGCGAAAGGACTTCGACAATTAGACAAGGATACTGAATGAATTTAATAGCTTGTCTATCTCGTTGATCACAACTCACCACAACATCTGGGTAATGAAATGGTCCCTTTTCAGATACGCCTACTTTCGCGTCCGCCATATTGACACGACAGCCACTACCCCGGAGGTAGCTTTTTAATGCTGTAGCCAGATTTAGGGCTATATCATTATGGGGAATAGTACCCCCAGTCATGGCAAAGACTTCGCCGTTGACGTACTCATATTTGGTGTCTTGGCGTTCTTCCCATTCCAGGTACTCCTGGGGTGTCATGTATTTTCTGTCTGGACTCGCAACCATAACCCTACCCCTCGCGGTTCACCTCAACAATCTCCGTATACTCAAACTCATTTGGACTTTGCCTAACCAAAGGATACCGTTCCCCACCCAACTGAATATAATCCTGTTCACAATCAGGCTTAGAAGAATAGTAAGTCAGCACATATTCCCTACCAATTCTTTGTGCCATCTCTTCTTCTACTTCACCCCGCCACTGCGTTTTACTCACCAACACAATCAACTGATTTGCCAATTTAGGAATAGTCTTTGCAATTTGTCGCCGAGAAATTTCATCTAAACTGCCAAAGGGTGAATCCATGACAATCGGGAAAGTACTACTATCAGGAACCAGCAACATTTTTTTCTTTTCACTCCATTCCCGTACCATATCGATAATGCTGGCAATAAAAGATAAACTGAGAATTTGATTCTCTCCTGTAGAAGCTGCAACTGGCATTTCTAAACCAGCAGTATTTTCTACCAACGTCAGTTCATATTTATCGCTGATTTTGGGAATATATGGTGTAAATGAAATTTCGCTGAATATTTCTTGTACCCGCTTTTCTAGTTGCCAACGAAACTGCTTTTCTTGACGGTTTCTGACTTCCGTGAAACGTTCAATTGCATCTTGAGTAGCGGCTATGCGTCGCTGCGCCAGTGCTTGCCTTTCCTCATTCAGTTTTTGCTTGGCGATTTGTTTTCTCAAAACTTCCAACTCAGTTTTAAGGTTAGCAATTTGCTGCTGATTGGCACCCTGTTCTAATATTAAATCTCTTATTTTCTCTTCAATCTCATCTAACCGCTTTTGTAAACTGCTAATTTCTTCATTGGCATCTTTCCGTAACCGTTCTTGAATATTATCTAAATCACCTTCAATTTGCGAGATAGTTTGCCTTAACTGATTAATCCTTGCTTGTTCTCTGTCAACTTCTTCCCAAAAGCTGACTGCTTGCTTGTCAATTTCATCGACTTGAGCGCTCATGCGGATAGCTGTTTCTTCCACCACAGAAGAACCCGCTTTATCCAATAATTGTCTTACATTCTCATGCGAGTGACTTCCTTCGCATAAGTCTGCACCACAAATACAACGTTGAGAGTCAAGTAATTCATTCACAAATTCCCGCGAAATTCCAGAGGTTAACTCGCCTCGCTGCTTCAACTCATTCACGATTTCCCGAAATTGGGCTGTCGTTTCTGTTAGCAACACAGTGTAACCGCGTGCAGAAATCGCTTTTTTTATGGCTTCCTTACTTTCTCTCAGGTTTTCCTGATTTGATGCTTTTTGTTTTTCTAACTCTTGCCGTCTTTCTTGCAATTCCTTGGCAGCACTGAGTTCTCTTAAAAGGTTGCTTGTCTCTTTTTTAAAAGTTTCTTGATATTCCGACTCTTGTTTAATTTCTGTTTGTCGCTTGCTGATTCGCTCAATTTCCTGTTCTAGATTGTCCTGCTGTTTCAAAAGCTGTTTAATTTCTGAATCACCAATTGCCTTTAACTCATTTTCCAAACTTTTTTTAGCTTCCTTGAGGTGAGTGATGGAACGGTTAATGACTTCCACACCTAAGAAAATCTTCGTGGCTTCAGCAATTTCCGCTTTCTTATCAGAACGGACTATCTCTTCAATGCGCTCGCCGTCAAAGAAGAAATATTGATGTAAACTAACAGGTAAAATTTGCGCTATCACGTCCTCTGGTTGCTGAGGTGGAAAATACCAGCGTCCATCATCTCCAGCTACCTGCATACGCAATTCTGTTTTGGTAACGTTGACGTCGGTTTCATTTTTATAAACCCGACACACGCGTTTCACGTTGTAGCGTTTGCCTTCATGTTCCCACTCCAACTCTACCCAACATTCTACAGCTTGCCCTGGTTTTGCTTCGGCGATCGCCCGCTTATTCACCAACTGTTCAACTGATGCAAAAGCTGCACTAAATTTCTCATACAGCACCCAAGTAAACGCATTCAAGAGACTGGTTTTTCCCGAACCATTATTGCCGTGAATTATCGTTGTGTTGCGAGTTTCTCCTCCCGCAAGAATTATTTCCGGCGTCTTGCCATAAAAAGAGCGAAAGTTGCAAAGCTTAATTGAAGTCAGCTTCATCGCACCGCTTCCTTCACAATCGCCAGAATATCATCATTAATATGGCTGTTAATTTTCTTATCTAGTCGGCTTTTTTCTAATTGCCATACGCGATCAATAATTTGCCGCACTTCTGGCGGAGCACTGGTAATTGGCTCTTGAACATAATCAATATTGGTTTCCTTTGTCATCTTGCTTTTTAAATATTTTTTTTGATTTTCATATTATATGGTTTCACAATCATCAGTACACACACTGGTGATAAGATTTCATCAAAATTTGAAAATATCATAAAACTTTGATGAACTGATGGTAATATTATTTCGTATGAAATCCGATTGAATAGTGTCCTTGTGAGCCTTCGGGTAGCGTGCCGCAGGCATAGCAAAACAATCGCAGGTATGTGGCATTGCTTCACTTCACTTCGTTTCGTTTGCAACAACATACAATAGATTTCTTGCAAAAATCGAGTTTTAAGGTATTTAGAACCACAGATGCACACCGATAAACACAGATAAGTCATCTGTGTGCATCTGTGTGTATCTGTGGTTCCATTTTCATCAAATTAACTAAAGTTTTTCTTGGTGTCTTTGCCTAATACTCACAAATCAAATATCCAGTAATCCGTATCGCTTCTGTAAGTTCAATAACTTCATCCTAGCTTCACCAGCATTATCAGCTAAATCAGCAAACTCAACAAATCTCAGTAATTCCTTTCGCAGTAAATTGCGCTCAACTTCTAAAGTTTTCCTGTCTAAATCGGGTGGCAAAACAATCATGTCAAATATCGTTGCACGTTCCTTTGTTGGGTGAGGACGCAAAACTCTTCCACGCCGTTGAATGAACTGGCGGGGATTAGCAGAACTTGCCAAAATTACAGCCGTCTGAATTGCTGGAATATCTACCCCTTCATCTAAACAGCGAATTGCTACTAAACCTTGCAATTCTCCGCTTTCAAATTGACGACGCAAAACTTCTCTTTCTTCTAAAGATGTTTGGGCAGTGTAGGTGCTTACCTTGTAACCTAGTTCTACTCCCAAAATTTTGGCGACGGCTTTTAGTTGGTGCAAGCTAGAAGGCTGTTCCACGTCTTGTGAACCGTCACTACAATAGAAAAGTGTATGAGTTGTTTCTCGACGAGTTGACATTAACTCACGTAAAGCATTTAACTTATTTTCTGCGGCACCGATTAACCTCGCCCTCTGCATTAATAACGCCTTTAAATCTTCGTTATCTTCGATGTTTCCCAATTCAACATTTTCTCGTTCCCGATACAGCAGCGCCCGTCCAATTTTTTGCGTTAATTTAGCATAAGCACGACTTTCTATTTCTGTTAATTCTACTAAGATGGGATAATAAAGATAATGTACTAAAGCACCTTGATTAATAGCATCTCTTAAAGTAAATTCTGGTTGGAGAACAGGACCAAAATAATCAAATAAAGATTGGGTTCCGCCTTCATCAAAATACCTTTCTGGCGTAGCAGATAAAGCGAGTCGCAACCCAACACGACGTGGTAAACTTTCTTCTAACTTGGGTGCGCCTAAGTTATGTGCCTCGTCTCCAATAATTAAAGTTTTTTCCGGAAAATACTTAAGTTGAGATTGGAAGCCATCTCCAATTAAGGTAGAGTTGCTAGTAATAACCGTGAGAAAACGTTGAGAACCAGAACGTACATTATAAAGTTGTGTGGAAAGTTGGCTCTGCCAATTGCGTACGTTTTCAAAAGCTAAGATAGGCTGCAAATTAAATTTTTCACATTCTCGCGCCCATTGAGTGACGAGATGTCGGTAAGGACAAACTACCAGTAAGACTTGCAAGTTTATTTGCTTGTATAATTCGCTGGTAATAGCCAGCGCGGTAATTGTCTTCCCACTACCAGTTGCCATTTTCAGGGTACCTCTGCCGTTGTTGCCAAACCAGTTATTAACGGCTTGTCGCTGATATCCCCGCAATTGCAGAGATGGTGGCATTCTAGGGCATCCTGGTAATGGTTGTGTCTGATAAGCGCCCCTACTTTCGCCTACAAAAGGTAATCTTAGTTTGAATGTGGGTGGTTGCTTAACTTGGTTTCGTAGCAAATACATACAAAGGCAATAACGTCCGAGGAGTGGTGAGTGGGGAGTGGGAATTGTTAGTAGTTAGTTGTTAGTAGTTAGTTGTTGGTTGTAGAGACGCGCCATGGCGCGTCTCTACATTTGTGAGTTGTTGTTTCACTATCCACTACCTCTTCCCTACTCCCCATTCCCCATTCCCTATTTATCAGTTGTAATTACGCCAAATAGCGACAAGGGAACCTTGCACCTGCACCTGCAAAGCTTCCACTTCTATGGGATTATATTTAGGGTTTGCAGGTTTGAGGGTGACGCGATCGCCTAATCGATAAAACCGCTTCAATGTATTACCAATACCATCCACTCTAGCGGCGACGATAGTACCATTTCTTATCTGATCTGGTTCTGGTACTGGGCGCAGAAATACTAAATCTCCGTCCACAATAGAATCTTCAATCATGCTATCACCAGTCACCCGCAAAGCATATGTTTGGGGAGGTAACGACAGATTTGCTAAGTCTATATTTTCTACAGCTTCCGTGAAGGGTTCTATTAATCCACCAGCGGCGATCGTACCTAAAACTGGTACACCTTGCTTTAAAGGTCGCAGAACTCTAATTGTCCGTGCCTTGCCTTCACTCCATTCAATATACCCTTTAGTACGTAAATGTTCCAAACGACTTTGAATTGGTGCAGGCGATTTTAAATTCATAGCCTGCATCATTTGTCGAATAGAAGGCGAATGCTGGTGTACTCGTATGTATTCTGCCAACCATTCGTAAAGTTCTCTTTGAGCTTCTGTTAAACGTTCCATAAATTTGTAGGGAAGTAAATACAAATGTTCATAGAACATTAGTACTACAAAAAACCTCCCAATGCACTATATATTTTGAGTATTTTCGATTTTTAATTTAATAAATTTAGAAAAAAGGAGTGAGGAGTGACGAGTAAATACTTAGCGACTTATAATTGACAACTCATAACTTAAACTTCCTCTGCCCCTAAAAT
The sequence above is a segment of the Mastigocladopsis repens PCC 10914 genome. Coding sequences within it:
- the tnpA gene encoding IS200/IS605 family transposase, whose product is MRSHFTQLYLHYVWATWDRLPLITPEIQKLLYAAIIKECEHLKCTVIAINGVEDHVHLLTGFPPTLSVSELIKQIKGSSSHFMTHEVKPGEFFKWQGSYGAFTVSHDAIDNVANYIRNQATHHSQKSIIST
- the dndC gene encoding DNA phosphorothioation system sulfurtransferase DndC — translated: MATAQHSENQSQQARTVAELVDYIQSLTTEVQELYCLDAIPWVVGYSGGKDSTATLQLIWNAIAALPPEKRIKPIHVITTDTGVENPYVSAWVRNSLEQMKVAAQEQRMPIEPHLLQPEIKQTYWVGLIGKGYPAPRHKFRWCTGRLKIEPSSRFIRDVVRASGETIVILGTRKTESTNRALIMKKREVGRVRDRLSPHPDLVNSLLYTPIEDWRTDEVWLYLMQWQNPWGYSNKDLFAMYRGATADNDCPLVVDTSTPSCGSSRFGCWVCTLVNSDKSMQAMIQNDEEKEWLQPLVDVRLELDIENDRDKRDFRRIWGDVQLFERNVDGEISVEPIPGPYTKYWREYWLTRVLKAQTQIRRTAPENMRDITLISLEELSEIRRIWLEEKHEFDDSLPRIYMEVTGEPFIDPRPGAGYSLLGSDEWAVLEEICEGDAMHLELMAKLLDTERQFRKMARRVGIYDALENCFKTSSRSQDEAIKNAHLKRDLKEAVDKGDVATVKQLTLGDVAVGENVEPAKPPGWANIKFKKSE
- a CDS encoding DGQHR domain-containing protein; this encodes MKDSASDPTTDIASEYLQREIKDQQLLALLLEKFLGRKDRILVQKTEMGGTEAYVGSVTLEWFAGRVHFASGLPLLQKKYNPETDNIEIDADSIDEIQQRPLDWSRQAPLVQYLAARKNHKFPPVLVVINQPWVDNPKAAEWDSQGRATKSTTEFTPLDKDDKVGLLNLSEENVTIYALDGQHRLMGVQGLMELIKTGKLQRYRKDKTAYETFITLADLVEQYRVEPSYLQSLPKEKIGIEFICAVAAGETREEARRRVRSIFVHVNLMAAPLSKGQLAQLNEDDGFSIVARKIAVNHPLLEQQETRKPRVNWNSATVAANSTVLTTLQAVKEMSERYLGQKYSHWKPLDKGLIPMRPEDEELEEGIQEFHKLFDCLASLPSYKLLEDEGTPALRRFSFEKDGGEGNMLFRPVGQVALAQALGILVFKKGLSLADIFKKLQKFDRSGGFSGMEYPQSLWYGILYDPNKKRVQVAGRDLAAKLFIYILGGIQDQMERAELRKDLAKARTVENKTIGFDGKFVEPKAVGLPYILN
- a CDS encoding HNH endonuclease, with the translated sequence MKNIFYYCQRFSALNVSSSQKRGNAHYKPLLLLSVIDLIARNIITNNEIMVSNALIETFERYWNLIGSKSYKGGLHYPFFHLQSEGFWHLQFKPEFNGLQPKTTNKLKEAVEYAYLDSELFSLLQDELTRKELIDALVAAFFSDNEREIEEILQINQNFQDSSLEIESLNLETNPRWRFNKTVIRNAFFRKAIIHIYDYKCAFCGLKVNKSFRQNIVDGAHIKPFSQFYDSRINNGISLCKNHHWAFDSGWFTVDKQYKIIISRDLQEESPHATPMKDFHGEKLILPNSEKYFPDSEALQWHHQNLFQE
- a CDS encoding DNA phosphorothioation-associated protein 4, with product MAANRIKIAKDKAELVKALVASKETTGPFQTYVDAMVFAAALGVKYKKRVPLGETVKREPSPIPQENFASMGHDWIIKLLAINETHDIKILSSREEEYEDKRTQIFEEYANGGLEILQNELRGAVDYSERLLLVLISEIDKQEKSNNEFDLSRFLT
- a CDS encoding Uma2 family endonuclease, which encodes MVASPDRKYMTPQEYLEWEERQDTKYEYVNGEVFAMTGGTIPHNDIALNLATALKSYLRGSGCRVNMADAKVGVSEKGPFHYPDVVVSCDQRDRQAIKFIQYPCLIVEVLSPGTEAYDRGGKFYQYRRIQTLKEYVLIDAEKISVECFRLNNTGFWELHPYEDGDEVHLTSVDFHFPISLVYEDVQFAR
- a CDS encoding AAA family ATPase; this translates as MKLTSIKLCNFRSFYGKTPEIILAGGETRNTTIIHGNNGSGKTSLLNAFTWVLYEKFSAAFASVEQLVNKRAIAEAKPGQAVECWVELEWEHEGKRYNVKRVCRVYKNETDVNVTKTELRMQVAGDDGRWYFPPQQPEDVIAQILPVSLHQYFFFDGERIEEIVRSDKKAEIAEATKIFLGVEVINRSITHLKEAKKSLENELKAIGDSEIKQLLKQQDNLEQEIERISKRQTEIKQESEYQETFKKETSNLLRELSAAKELQERRQELEKQKASNQENLRESKEAIKKAISARGYTVLLTETTAQFREIVNELKQRGELTSGISREFVNELLDSQRCICGADLCEGSHSHENVRQLLDKAGSSVVEETAIRMSAQVDEIDKQAVSFWEEVDREQARINQLRQTISQIEGDLDNIQERLRKDANEEISSLQKRLDEIEEKIRDLILEQGANQQQIANLKTELEVLRKQIAKQKLNEERQALAQRRIAATQDAIERFTEVRNRQEKQFRWQLEKRVQEIFSEISFTPYIPKISDKYELTLVENTAGLEMPVAASTGENQILSLSFIASIIDMVREWSEKKKMLLVPDSSTFPIVMDSPFGSLDEISRRQIAKTIPKLANQLIVLVSKTQWRGEVEEEMAQRIGREYVLTYYSSKPDCEQDYIQLGGERYPLVRQSPNEFEYTEIVEVNREG
- a CDS encoding DNA phosphorothioation system restriction enzyme, whose product is MYLLRNQVKQPPTFKLRLPFVGESRGAYQTQPLPGCPRMPPSLQLRGYQRQAVNNWFGNNGRGTLKMATGSGKTITALAITSELYKQINLQVLLVVCPYRHLVTQWARECEKFNLQPILAFENVRNWQSQLSTQLYNVRSGSQRFLTVITSNSTLIGDGFQSQLKYFPEKTLIIGDEAHNLGAPKLEESLPRRVGLRLALSATPERYFDEGGTQSLFDYFGPVLQPEFTLRDAINQGALVHYLYYPILVELTEIESRAYAKLTQKIGRALLYRERENVELGNIEDNEDLKALLMQRARLIGAAENKLNALRELMSTRRETTHTLFYCSDGSQDVEQPSSLHQLKAVAKILGVELGYKVSTYTAQTSLEEREVLRRQFESGELQGLVAIRCLDEGVDIPAIQTAVILASSANPRQFIQRRGRVLRPHPTKERATIFDMIVLPPDLDRKTLEVERNLLRKELLRFVEFADLADNAGEARMKLLNLQKRYGLLDI